The proteins below are encoded in one region of Rhododendron vialii isolate Sample 1 chromosome 7a, ASM3025357v1:
- the LOC131334681 gene encoding uncharacterized protein LOC131334681 codes for MVILPPVRPEKLAKFLKPYLLKMHFTNKYVMAQVIHSPTATVASAASSQEKALRPSMESTRDVAAAAKIGKILGERLMVKDIPAVSVVLKRDQKYHGKVKAVIDSLREAGIKLI; via the coding sequence ATGGTTATTCTTCCGCCAGTCCGACCAGAAAAACTTGCGAAATTTCTCAAACCATATCTGCTGAAGATGCATTTTACAAACAAGTATGTGATGGCCCAAGTAATCCACTCGCCAACTGCTACGGTAGCCTCTGCTGCAAGCTCGCAGGAGAAGGCGTTACGTCCAAGCATGGAATCTACTAGGGACGTCGCTGCTGCAGCAAAGATAGGCAAGATTCTAGGAGAGCGCCTGATGGTCAAGGATATCCCTGCCGTTTCTGTTGTATTAAAGAGAGATCAGAAGTACCATGGTAAGGTGAAAGCTGTGATTGATTCCTTGAGAGAAGCAGGTATCAAACTGATATAA
- the LOC131332938 gene encoding uncharacterized protein LOC131332938 — protein MIEDIGVPAEQRSAEELIRFSIPGGEVRYFLIGSSLSVTERKEMYDFLIRNIKVFAWTPQDMPSVDPSFAMHSLNVDPNRRPVVQKVRRSSAAHTEVVIAEVNQLLEAGIIREVLYPTWLANPVVVPKKNGKLRVCVDYTNLNDACPMDRFPLPRIEQMVDATAGCERLSFMDAYRGYHQIALDPEDQEKTAFISPRATYKVVPFGLKNAGATFQRSITKMFPGMLGKKVEAYIDDLVCRSRFARDHLQDLGEVFAVLKQRKLRLNAEKCAFGVSSRKFLGYLVSHRGIEADPAQILAVQNLRAPASIKEVQRLTGMVAALNRFIRRSGDLCRPFFGAIPTSRCRFVWTEECKQALKSLKQYLSHAPLLVKPLPDEDLYLYLAVSDHATSAVLVRKEGMEHQLIFYSTVLRKTDTSSQILKFSQDLANFDIQFKPRTAIKGQVLADFFAELTPGLQDEANALATAAEEARIQEEEVLEGPSSRPAEPLRARYSLGRKKPKRQWKLFSGDAWRLIVDGASNVHGVGAGIVLVSPSGTVHESVVSIGYTAMNNETEYEALIAGLQLALRLDADSVHVFCDSQLIVGHLNDDYQAKDQRMNAYVSHVLALFGRFGRVEVEWIAREHNAHADALAGLASVYKTSGSRTITFDEVPKPSFEKPCEQVMAITLGPSQLDPVVAYLKNQVLPTSKREAYKLRCRAANFFLNPNDNLY, from the exons ATGATTGAGGATATTGGAGTGCCGGCCGAACAAAGGTCAGCTGAGGAGCTAATACGTTTTTCCATTCCTGGGGGTGAAGTAAGATACTTTCTGATTGGGAGTTCATTGAGCGTAACCGAGCGTAAGGAGATGTATGACTTTTTGATACGGAACATAAAAGTTTTTGCTTGGACTCCACAAGACATGCCAAGCGTGGATCCATCGTTTGCAATGCATTCATTAAATGTCGATCCGAATAGACGGCCGGTGGTGCAAAAAGTCCGACGCTCATCGGCCGCTCATACCGAAGTTGTAATAGCCGAAGTGAATCAACTGTTGGAAGCTGGTATCATTCGGGAAGTGCTATATCCCACCTGGCTCGCCAATCCAGTGGTTGTcccgaagaaaaatgggaaattaAGGGTATGCGTTGATTACACGAACCTCAATGATGCCTGTCCTATGGATCGATTTCCCCTTCCTCGGATCGAGCAAATGGtagatgcaacagcgggatgcGAACGCTTGAGCTTTATGGATGCGTATCGGGGCTATCACCAAATAGCTTTGGACCCggaagatcaggagaagacggcCTTTATTTCTCCTCGGGCCACTTACAAGGTCGTGCCGTTCGGcctgaagaatgctggtgcgACCTTCCAACGCTCCATCACAAAGATGTTCCCTGGAATGCTCGGCAAAAAAGTAGAAGCTTATATCGATGATCTGGTTTGCAGAAGCAGGTTCGCTCGGGACCACCTTCAGGACTTAGGAGAAGTCTTTGCTGTTTTGAAACAACGAAAGCTTCGTCTTAATGCCGAAAAATGTGCGTTTGGCGTAAGCTCGAGAAAATTTCTTGGTTACTTGGTCAGCCACCGAGGGATCGAGGCTGATCCAGCGCAAATCCTGGCTGTACAAAATCTCCGAGCTCCCGCTTCTATCAAAGAAGTACAACGACTTACAGGGATGGTGGCTGCCTTGAACCGATTCATCCGACGTTCGGGAGACCTTTGCCGTCCATTTTTCGGAGCGATCCCCACCAGCCGATGCAGATTCGTATGGACCGAAGAATGCAAGCAGGCTTTGAAGTCTTTAAAGCAATACCTGTCTCACGCTCCTTTGCTCGTCAAGCCCCTACCCGATGAAGATCTGTATCTTTACCTTGCTGTTTCCGACCATGCAACGAGCGCGGTTCTTGTTCGGAAAGAGGGGATGGAGCATCAACTGATCTTCTATTCCA ctgttCTTCGGAAGACGGACACATCGAGCCAGATCCTGAAGTTCTCTCAAGACTTGGCCAACTTCGACATCCAATTTAAGCCTCGGACAGCTATCAAAGGGCAGGTCttggccgacttctttgccgaactcacTCCTGGCTTACAAGACGAGGCCAATGCCTTGGCCACTGCCGCTGAAGAAGCTCGGATTCaggaagaagaggttttggaaggGCCGTCCAGCCGTCCTGCAGAACCACTCCGTGCTCGGTACTCCCTCGGACGAAAGAAACCCAAACGACAATGGaagctcttctccggcgacgctTGGCGACTGATCGTCGATGGAGCTTCTAATGTTCACGGAGTTGGTGCAGGCATCGTCCTTGTGTCACCAAGTGGGACTGTTCATGAAAGCGTGGTTTCGATTGGGTACACGGCGATGAACAACGAGACGGAATATGAAGCTCTGATTGCAGgcctccaacttgctcttcggcTGGATGCAGATTCGGTTCATGTCTTCTGTGACTCTCAGCTCATTGTGGGGCATTTAAACGAtgattatcaagccaaagatcAACGTATGAATGCTTACGTAAGCCACGTCTTGGCTTTGTTCGGAAGATTTGGACGCGTAGAAGTGGAATGGATTGCTCGGGAGCATAACGCACATGCTGACGCCCTTGCAGGTCTTGCTTCAGTCTACAAGACCTCGGGCAGTCGCACCATCACCTTTGACGAGGTCCCCAAACCGAGCTTCGAAAAGCCGTGTGAACAGGTCATGGCCATCACCCTCGGCCCAAGCCAGCTGGATCCTGTGGTTGCTTACCTGAAGAACCAAGTGCTACCGACGAGCAAACGCGAAGCATACAAACTCCGCTGCCGAGCGGCCAACTTTTTCTTGAACCCAAATGACAACCTTTACTGA
- the LOC131332939 gene encoding uncharacterized protein LOC131332939 yields the protein MGELMAIIKKDCVHEEAMAERNTSKVPEPTKTTGAKKQVSNVRQGQRDRGGLGQATNKPSNKGRPSQHPQLQSWPQTKREPRPDEYVAEHTVFTEPIYKLLNIIGKLPFFVWPTVLLGTVSSEPGMCTYHKERGHYTTQCPPFKRYLEELAAVGHLNQWIDVRRNPLPPPPPLIGNLVSVIQGLVSEGRAAELRSEIDRAVSTLSVCNIGASGKRKWEDPSIDCAMTFSSDDLKGVQVPHTDALVVTIAIEKSTVQRVLIDQGSSANVMFYSTFLSLGLSPAQLRTASTPLVSFTGAPVWPLGLITLPVRAGSRVLQIEFVVVASPSPYNVILGRTWLHEMRAVASTYHQVVKFIGWNGRQESLRGDQIQSKKCYISTVTNKQSCMEVQ from the coding sequence ATGGGAGAGCTCATGGCCATAATCAAGAAGGATTGCGTCCACGAAGAAGCCATGGCCGAGCGGAATACTTCAAAGGTTCCCGAACCTACCAAGACAACAGGGGCGAAGAAACAAGTATCAAACGTCCGCCAGGGACAAAGAGACCGGGGCGGCTTAGGCCAAGCAACCAACAAGCCGAGCAACAAAGGTCGACCTTCGCAGCACCCTCAGCTGCAGTCGTGGCCACAAACGAAGAGGGAGCCACGGCCAGACGAGTACGTTGCCGAGCATACTGTATTCACCGAACCTATCTATAAACTCCTCAACATCATTGGCAAATTgccattctttgtttggccaacggtACTCTTGGGCACCGTCAGTAGCGAACCAGGGATGTGCACGTACCACAAGGAGCGCGGCCACTACACCACGCAATGCCCGCCTTTCAAACGGTATCTAGAAGAGCTTGCAGCGGTTGGGCACCTGAATCAGTGGATCGACGTTCGGCGAAAtccacttccaccacctcctcctcttatCGGCAATCTTGTAAGCGTAATACAAGGATTGGTTTCCGAAGGAAGGGCGGCCGAGCTTCGCTCAGAAATTGACAGAGCCGTCTCCACTTTATCCGTTTGCAACATTGGCGCTTCGGGCAAGCGAAAGTGGGAGGATCCGAGCATCGACTGTGCTATGACCTTTTCGTCCGACGACTTGAAAGGTGTTCAAGTCCCTCATACGGACGCCCTCGTCGTTACTATTGCTATTGAAAAATCAACCGTACAACGAGTATTGATAGACCAAGGAAGCTCGGCGAACGTGATGTTTTACTCAACATTCCTGAGCCTTGGATTATCTCCCGCTCAGCTTCGGACAGCATCAACTCCACTTGTTAGCTTCACTGGAGCCCCGGTTTGGCCGCTCGGcttgatcactcttcctgtgcGGGCGGGATCACGTGTTCTCCAAATTGAATTCGTGGTGGTCGCTTCTCCGAGTCCATACAACGTCATACTCGGCCGAACCTGGTTGCATGAAATGAGGGCAGTCGCCTCTACCTATCACCAGGTGGTCAAATTTATTGGATGGAATGGGCGTCAGGAGAGCCTACGAGGAGACCAAATCCAATCgaagaaatgctacatcagcactgtAACGAACAAACAGAGCTGTATGGAAGTACAATGA